The Gemmatimonadaceae bacterium genome includes a window with the following:
- a CDS encoding sigma-54-dependent Fis family transcriptional regulator, translating into MATILYVDDEPSVGLILEDTLEQAGHTPVGARNVPEALQVLARGDVDLVISDYRMPGLSGLEFLSLLRREGYDVPLIMLTGYASIEHAVASIKAGAVDYITKPVRPQQLELAVEQALELVRLRRENDALRREVMEFRNERQIIGDSQVMRRLMQTVAMAAPTRATVLLQGESGTGKELLARALHDQSDRRDKPFIQLNCAALPEGLIESALFGHEKGAFTGALKRVEGAFERAHRGTLLLDEVSEMRLDLQAKLLRVLQEQEFERVGGTSPIRVDVRIIATTNRKLQADAANGTFRQDLYYRLSTIPIMIAPLRERPEDIPLLAYRFVMRTAADIKKDVKGITPEAIEMLQRYPWPGNVRELQHAVERAVILSNESMLSPAAFDAVRYGLDVASSVMSPTPRAGAAVRSPTPGSVPAAGANGGDGVWLGTLNVNEAETALIQRALEASGNNRTRAAELLGISVRTLRNKLNGPGRTGDHDAVEDEVEA; encoded by the coding sequence ATGGCCACGATCCTGTACGTCGACGATGAACCGAGTGTCGGCCTGATCCTCGAGGACACCCTCGAGCAGGCGGGCCACACCCCGGTCGGCGCCCGGAACGTGCCCGAGGCCCTGCAGGTGCTGGCCCGGGGGGACGTGGACCTGGTCATCTCCGACTACCGGATGCCGGGGCTGTCGGGGCTGGAGTTCCTCTCCCTGCTGCGGCGGGAGGGGTACGACGTGCCGCTGATCATGCTCACCGGCTACGCCTCGATCGAGCATGCGGTGGCGAGCATCAAGGCCGGCGCGGTGGACTACATCACCAAGCCCGTCCGGCCGCAGCAGCTCGAGCTGGCGGTGGAGCAGGCGCTCGAGCTCGTCCGGCTGCGCCGGGAAAACGATGCCCTGCGCCGCGAGGTGATGGAGTTTCGCAACGAGCGCCAGATCATCGGTGACAGCCAGGTGATGCGCCGGCTGATGCAGACCGTGGCGATGGCGGCGCCGACCCGCGCCACCGTGCTGCTGCAGGGGGAGTCGGGCACCGGCAAGGAGCTGCTCGCACGTGCGCTGCACGACCAGAGTGACCGCCGCGACAAGCCCTTCATCCAGCTCAACTGCGCCGCGCTGCCGGAGGGGCTGATCGAGAGCGCACTGTTCGGCCACGAGAAGGGGGCGTTCACGGGGGCGCTCAAGCGGGTGGAGGGCGCATTCGAGCGGGCGCACCGCGGCACGCTGCTGCTGGATGAGGTGAGCGAGATGCGCCTCGACCTGCAGGCGAAGCTGCTGCGCGTGCTGCAGGAGCAGGAGTTCGAGCGGGTCGGCGGCACGAGCCCGATACGAGTGGACGTGAGGATCATCGCCACCACCAACCGCAAGCTGCAGGCGGACGCCGCCAACGGCACGTTCCGCCAGGACCTGTACTACCGCCTGAGCACGATCCCGATCATGATCGCGCCGCTGCGCGAGCGGCCCGAGGACATCCCGCTGCTGGCGTACCGCTTCGTGATGCGCACCGCCGCCGACATCAAGAAGGACGTCAAGGGCATCACCCCCGAGGCCATCGAGATGCTGCAGCGGTACCCGTGGCCGGGCAACGTCCGCGAGCTGCAGCACGCAGTGGAGCGGGCGGTGATCCTCTCGAACGAGTCGATGCTCTCACCGGCGGCCTTCGATGCGGTGCGCTACGGCCTGGACGTGGCCAGCAGCGTGATGTCCCCCACGCCGCGGGCGGGTGCGGCGGTCCGGAGTCCCACGCCTGGGTCGGTCCCGGCCGCCGGCGCCAACGGCGGTGACGGCGTCTGGCTCGGCACCCTGAACGTGAACGAGGCGGAGACGGCGCTGATCCAGCGCGCGCTCGAGGCCTCGGGCAACAACCGCACCCGGGCCGCTGAGCTGCTCGGCATCAGCGTGCGCACGCTGCGCAACAAGCTGAACGGGCCGGGGCGCACCGGTGACCACGACGCAGTGGAGGACGAGGTCGAGGCGTAG
- a CDS encoding flagellar assembly protein FliW, translating into MSAVLTGEASVLVESVLLGPLALRRDTVITFATGLPGFASLTRFALVETQRDDLVWLQSLDDTGITFLLADPFALVPGFEMELPAADLAAFGGDASASHLLVLAVAQLEGGAPVSANLQSPVVIDRDRRIGRQVVLPDSRYGMQHPISLA; encoded by the coding sequence ATGAGCGCCGTGCTGACGGGTGAGGCCTCCGTGCTGGTGGAGTCGGTGCTGCTGGGCCCCCTCGCGCTGCGGCGCGACACGGTGATCACGTTCGCCACCGGCCTGCCGGGCTTCGCGTCCCTCACGCGCTTTGCGCTGGTCGAGACGCAGCGCGACGACCTCGTGTGGCTGCAGAGCCTGGACGACACCGGCATCACCTTCCTGCTCGCGGACCCGTTCGCGCTCGTGCCCGGCTTCGAGATGGAACTGCCGGCAGCTGACCTGGCGGCGTTCGGCGGTGATGCGTCCGCGTCGCACCTGCTGGTGCTGGCCGTTGCACAGCTCGAGGGTGGAGCGCCGGTGTCGGCCAACCTCCAGAGCCCGGTCGTCATCGACCGGGACCGGCGGATCGGGCGCCAGGTGGTGCTGCCCGACTCGCGCTACGGCATGCAGCACCCGATCTCGCTGGCCTGA
- a CDS encoding glycosyltransferase family protein codes for MTRTRRLPMRPPHRSVLASSQYGRLVAEADALRRRGAYDEAVRAFHALTLQYPDRSETFSNLAGILQASGHPTLALQAATRALELAPHSVPALRNSAEILKDFGEWDVVLDTYDAALAIDPASAELQFARGLHLLMLGRWQEGWAAHEARLAVPELNLGLRRFASPRWDGAPLDGRHILLDGEQGLGDQVMFARFATQVAARGGRVTLRCAAPLTTLLSAVPGVSAVIATDAPVPAHDVHASLMSLPCLLGVRSPADVSGTPWLTPVGACPEPIAQALPVAAPRVGLVWSGNPQHRNDARRSIRSELLAPLTAVAGVHWIALQRHDAHTPLPEPLQGRLTDLGGMLHTMNDTAHALTRLDLLVTVDTAVAHLAGALGVRTLLLVPFVPDWRWMVDRPDTPWYDSVTLVRQAALFEWSAPLDAVRQQVTMLRGTSA; via the coding sequence ATGACCCGGACCCGCCGGCTCCCGATGCGGCCGCCGCATCGCAGCGTGCTCGCCTCCTCGCAGTACGGCCGCCTGGTGGCCGAGGCCGACGCACTGCGCCGCCGCGGTGCCTACGACGAGGCCGTGCGCGCCTTCCACGCGCTCACCCTGCAGTATCCCGATCGCAGCGAGACGTTCAGCAACCTCGCCGGCATCCTCCAGGCCAGCGGGCACCCGACACTCGCGCTGCAGGCCGCCACCCGCGCGCTCGAGCTGGCCCCGCACAGCGTGCCGGCGCTCCGCAACTCGGCCGAGATCCTCAAGGACTTCGGCGAGTGGGACGTGGTGCTCGACACCTACGATGCCGCACTCGCCATCGATCCCGCATCGGCCGAGCTGCAGTTCGCACGCGGGCTGCACCTGCTCATGCTCGGACGCTGGCAGGAGGGCTGGGCGGCGCACGAGGCGCGCCTCGCCGTGCCGGAGCTCAACCTCGGCCTGCGCCGCTTCGCCTCGCCGCGCTGGGATGGGGCACCGCTGGACGGACGCCACATCCTGCTCGATGGCGAACAGGGGCTGGGTGACCAGGTCATGTTCGCGCGTTTCGCCACACAGGTCGCGGCGCGCGGCGGCCGCGTGACACTGCGTTGCGCGGCACCGCTCACCACCCTGCTGTCCGCGGTGCCGGGGGTGAGCGCCGTGATTGCCACCGACGCTCCCGTGCCCGCGCACGACGTCCACGCCAGCCTCATGTCGCTGCCATGCCTTCTCGGGGTGCGGTCGCCAGCCGACGTGAGCGGCACCCCGTGGCTCACGCCCGTGGGTGCCTGCCCGGAGCCCATCGCGCAGGCGCTGCCCGTGGCCGCGCCGCGCGTGGGACTGGTGTGGAGCGGCAATCCGCAGCACCGCAACGACGCCCGACGCTCGATCCGCAGCGAGCTGCTCGCCCCGCTCACGGCCGTCGCCGGTGTGCACTGGATCGCGCTGCAGCGGCACGACGCACACACTCCGCTCCCGGAGCCACTGCAGGGGCGGCTCACGGACCTCGGCGGGATGCTGCACACGATGAACGACACCGCGCATGCGCTCACCCGGCTCGACCTGCTGGTGACGGTGGACACCGCGGTCGCCCACCTGGCCGGTGCGCTCGGCGTGCGCACGCTGCTGCTGGTGCCGTTCGTGCCCGACTGGCGCTGGATGGTCGATCGCCCCGACACGCCGTGGTACGACTCGGTGACGCTGGTGCGGCAGGCGGCGCTGTTCGAGTGGAGCGCACCACTCGATGCCGTGCGCCAGCAGGTCACCATGCTGCGTGGGACATCGGCATGA
- a CDS encoding flagellin — protein MRINTNVGALNSSKNAFINTMSTESSMRKLSSGLRISRAADDAAGLSIANKLRAQSRSLTVAAANSEQGNAMLQIAEGSASTIQKILERQKELIIQRESTGNNNSVTTTLNTEISTLSSEVDRIISSTNFQGSSVFTNLSFQVSDGTAGGQVSVNAALTSSTVSLAGTASISTVDTALTAINSVLANIGAGQNRLDYTVQNLKSAVVNVKAAESTIRDVDMAEEMANYTKNNILTQAAQAMLAQANQSSQSVLSLLR, from the coding sequence ATGCGTATCAACACGAACGTCGGTGCCCTGAACTCGTCCAAGAACGCGTTCATCAACACCATGTCGACGGAAAGCTCGATGCGGAAGCTGTCGTCGGGCCTGCGGATCAGCCGCGCCGCCGATGATGCCGCCGGTCTCTCCATCGCCAACAAGCTCCGGGCCCAGAGCCGCTCGCTGACGGTGGCGGCTGCGAACTCCGAGCAGGGCAACGCGATGCTCCAGATCGCGGAAGGTTCGGCCTCGACGATCCAGAAGATCCTCGAGCGCCAGAAGGAACTGATCATCCAGCGCGAGTCGACGGGCAACAACAACTCCGTCACCACCACGCTGAACACCGAGATCAGCACGTTGAGCTCGGAGGTGGACCGCATCATCTCGTCCACCAACTTCCAGGGTTCGAGCGTCTTCACGAACCTGTCGTTCCAGGTGTCCGACGGCACGGCCGGCGGGCAGGTGTCGGTGAACGCCGCGCTGACCTCCTCCACGGTGTCGCTGGCCGGCACGGCCTCGATCTCCACGGTGGACACGGCACTCACCGCGATCAACTCGGTGCTGGCGAACATCGGTGCCGGCCAGAACCGCCTCGACTACACGGTGCAGAACCTGAAGTCGGCGGTGGTGAACGTGAAGGCAGCGGAATCGACCATCCGCGACGTGGACATGGCCGAGGAAATGGCCAACTACACGAAGAACAACATCCTGACCCAGGCGGCACAGGCCATGCTCGCCCAGGCGAACCAGAGCTCGCAGAGCGTGCTGAGTCTCCTGCGCTGA
- the fliD gene encoding flagellar filament capping protein FliD gives MGTSINIGGLVSGVQWQDLVDQMAAADKARTVTPLQTRITDADKRKAAWTELNGLVKKLQDAGTALKLGTAFTDYAATVSPSTQTNRTLLSTSATSAARPGSYRVEVVDLARAEKLSGAVVSDATAALGIAGSFSVAGQGVTIAATDSLEGVRDKINALNSGATATKVSASVLTSAAGQKRLVLSADTVGSAGTGLVDGSEGVLRDLGFVDSRSRAVPSSGLAIAAALGVTTPPPSSIRVGTRTISVDLSVDSIASIVAKIRAAGGQAEVQSETVGGVPSYRMSVGANVTATADANSADTLAALGFAAGAQGSVQQVVASGLAFQGADDSPASDTTRLIDLKSGGVSLGVSVGDTLTFSGQRGDGSTVTTSFVVGGADTLATLLAKMNDATTGFGAGSRPARASIDADGKLRLNDGTGGDSRLRLAMSVAPAAGGAPAALLGTFGTETVGRSRAMVAGSDAQVRVDGVLLTRATNTIGDALDGVTLNLLQAEVGTEVDLTVTRNLETSVTAVKDFAKAYNDIVTFEAGQQLSGQPLQYDSTLRRMLSSFTAALRTQVPAGGAYDRGARAGFTLTRSGAIEVDETVLRGAMGANLGGVQALFGTAGIGNAMVSATAFASRVGDGTITTEISNITNSNSRLTKRMNELQDRVDARRAALIQRFTSMELAMNRLQQQGTALTQSVSALSATA, from the coding sequence ATGGGAACGAGCATCAACATCGGCGGGCTGGTGTCCGGCGTGCAGTGGCAGGACCTGGTGGACCAGATGGCGGCCGCCGACAAGGCGCGCACCGTCACGCCGCTGCAGACCCGCATCACCGACGCCGACAAGCGCAAGGCGGCGTGGACGGAGCTGAACGGGCTGGTGAAGAAGCTGCAGGACGCCGGCACGGCGCTGAAGCTCGGCACCGCGTTCACCGACTACGCCGCGACCGTCTCGCCGAGTACGCAGACGAACCGCACGCTGCTGAGCACCTCCGCCACGTCGGCTGCCCGTCCCGGGTCGTACCGCGTGGAGGTGGTGGACCTCGCGCGCGCCGAGAAGCTGAGTGGCGCGGTCGTGAGCGATGCGACGGCGGCGCTGGGCATCGCCGGCTCGTTCTCCGTCGCCGGCCAGGGGGTGACCATCGCGGCCACCGACTCGCTCGAGGGAGTGCGCGACAAGATCAATGCCCTGAACAGCGGCGCCACGGCCACCAAGGTCTCGGCGTCGGTGCTGACCAGCGCCGCCGGCCAGAAGCGGCTGGTGCTCTCAGCCGACACCGTCGGCAGCGCCGGCACGGGGCTGGTGGATGGCAGCGAGGGGGTGCTGCGCGACCTCGGCTTCGTGGACTCGCGCTCGCGCGCCGTGCCGTCGTCGGGGCTGGCGATTGCCGCCGCCCTCGGGGTCACGACGCCGCCGCCGAGCAGCATCCGCGTGGGCACGCGCACGATCAGTGTCGACCTGTCGGTGGACTCGATCGCCTCGATCGTGGCCAAGATCCGCGCTGCGGGTGGCCAGGCCGAGGTGCAGTCCGAGACCGTCGGCGGGGTGCCGTCGTACCGCATGAGCGTCGGAGCCAACGTGACGGCGACCGCCGACGCGAACAGCGCCGACACGCTGGCCGCGCTCGGCTTCGCCGCCGGTGCACAGGGGAGCGTGCAGCAGGTGGTGGCCTCGGGGCTCGCGTTCCAGGGGGCCGACGACTCGCCGGCCTCGGACACGACGCGGCTCATCGACCTCAAGTCGGGTGGCGTGTCGCTCGGCGTGAGCGTGGGTGACACGCTGACGTTCAGCGGCCAGCGCGGCGACGGCTCCACCGTGACCACGTCCTTCGTGGTGGGCGGCGCCGACACGCTCGCGACGCTGCTGGCGAAGATGAACGATGCCACCACCGGCTTCGGTGCCGGCAGCCGGCCGGCGCGGGCGTCGATCGACGCGGACGGCAAGCTGCGCCTCAACGATGGCACCGGCGGCGACTCGCGGCTGCGCCTGGCGATGAGCGTGGCGCCCGCGGCCGGCGGCGCGCCGGCCGCGCTGCTCGGCACCTTCGGCACCGAGACCGTGGGCCGCTCGCGGGCGATGGTGGCCGGCAGCGACGCGCAGGTGCGCGTGGATGGCGTGCTGCTCACGCGCGCGACCAACACCATCGGCGATGCGCTGGATGGCGTGACGCTCAACCTCCTGCAGGCGGAAGTCGGCACCGAGGTGGACCTCACCGTCACCCGCAACCTGGAGACGTCCGTCACGGCGGTGAAGGACTTCGCCAAGGCGTACAACGACATCGTCACGTTCGAGGCCGGCCAGCAGCTCTCGGGCCAGCCGCTGCAGTACGACAGCACGCTGCGGCGGATGCTGTCGTCGTTCACGGCGGCGCTGCGCACGCAGGTGCCGGCGGGCGGTGCGTACGATCGCGGCGCCCGTGCCGGCTTCACCCTCACCCGCTCGGGGGCGATCGAGGTGGACGAGACCGTGCTGCGCGGGGCGATGGGTGCGAACCTGGGCGGCGTGCAGGCCCTGTTCGGCACCGCCGGCATCGGCAACGCGATGGTGAGCGCGACGGCGTTCGCCTCGCGCGTCGGCGACGGCACGATCACGACCGAGATCAGCAACATCACCAACTCGAACTCGCGGCTCACCAAGCGCATGAACGAGTTGCAGGACCGGGTGGACGCACGCCGTGCCGCCCTGATCCAGCGGTTCACCTCGATGGAGCTGGCGATGAACCGGCTGCAGCAGCAGGGCACGGCACTGACCCAGTCGGTCTCCGCGCTCAGCGCCACCGCCTGA
- the fliS gene encoding flagellar export chaperone FliS, with protein MTYPSRATQYRELQVMSASPARLTVLLFEHLEVVLRRAQTAMRNNQVEQRVTNLGRAREIVSELLGTLDIDRGGDIALELSMLYAFLLGELVDVGIRRDAAHLGRLIGIVNTLSTAFSAAAAQLDEQRLAAPLAASA; from the coding sequence GTGACCTACCCATCACGTGCCACGCAGTACCGGGAGCTGCAGGTCATGTCGGCCTCGCCGGCCCGCCTCACCGTCCTCCTGTTCGAGCACCTCGAGGTCGTGCTGCGACGCGCGCAGACGGCCATGCGCAACAACCAGGTGGAACAGCGCGTCACGAACCTCGGGCGCGCCCGCGAGATCGTGAGCGAGCTGCTCGGCACGCTCGACATCGACCGCGGTGGCGACATCGCCCTCGAGCTCTCGATGCTTTACGCCTTCCTGCTCGGCGAGCTGGTGGACGTGGGGATCCGGCGGGATGCGGCGCACCTGGGGCGGCTGATCGGGATCGTGAACACGCTCAGCACCGCCTTCTCCGCCGCCGCCGCGCAGCTCGACGAGCAGCGCCTGGCCGCCCCGCTGGCCGCCTCGGCCTGA
- a CDS encoding flagellar biosynthesis anti-sigma factor FlgM has translation MQINGKGRIDPNALGSIKPGAADRGTSPRRTETAAATPERPKQDTVSFSDEARALASGTSTRAAASTERVEDVKQRVLMGAYNTAEMAGEVAKRILQRGDL, from the coding sequence ATGCAGATCAACGGGAAGGGCAGGATCGACCCCAACGCGCTTGGCAGCATCAAGCCGGGGGCAGCGGATCGCGGAACGTCTCCACGACGCACCGAGACCGCGGCAGCGACGCCGGAGCGTCCGAAACAGGACACCGTGTCGTTCAGCGATGAGGCGCGGGCCCTGGCGAGCGGGACGTCGACGCGCGCTGCGGCCAGCACCGAGCGGGTCGAGGACGTGAAGCAGCGCGTGCTGATGGGCGCGTACAACACGGCCGAGATGGCCGGCGAAGTGGCGAAGCGCATCCTCCAGCGCGGCGATCTCTGA
- a CDS encoding response regulator, whose amino-acid sequence MKFLVVDDSATMRRIVVNSLQRIGFTSCVEAGDGIEALAKFDSSIAFVITDWNMPNMSGTELVQALRQREDGRTVPVLMVTARSVREDIITALEAGVNNYIVKPFTPQVLKEKIESLIVTPAA is encoded by the coding sequence ATGAAGTTCCTGGTTGTGGATGATTCAGCAACGATGCGCCGGATCGTGGTGAACTCGCTCCAGCGCATCGGCTTCACCAGCTGCGTCGAGGCGGGTGACGGCATCGAGGCGCTGGCCAAGTTCGACAGCTCGATCGCCTTCGTGATCACCGACTGGAACATGCCGAACATGTCCGGCACGGAGCTGGTCCAGGCGCTGCGGCAGCGCGAGGACGGCCGCACGGTGCCGGTGCTGATGGTGACCGCGCGCAGCGTGCGCGAGGACATCATCACCGCGCTCGAGGCGGGGGTGAACAACTACATCGTCAAGCCCTTCACGCCCCAGGTGCTGAAGGAGAAGATCGAGAGCCTCATCGTCACGCCGGCGGCATGA
- a CDS encoding chemotaxis protein CheA: MIPAALNDAAFIIMQLEPSELEDIKALRDTLRHFAVFDAEASPQVRAHAQQAATQLNLILLGAGDEPAALLASASQAIAAAVKAAEEAGRGAVRATLTDLVAIVRDESDVEALAEAMDAGVPPAPTPVPARPTDRAAVAVAPAPAPVTPVPHVPAARDGGTIPDDADLSLLADFIAESRESMTGAEAALLALEANPADSEAVNTVFRAFHTVKGTAAFMGLDRLAEFAHHAESLLSRVRDRELDYTQPVADLSLRSNDVLGEFLDAVEKSVQTHEVITLPSDYAALMHDLLHVDAMLAGVAPAAPAPASPAAAVTRAAVTTAPVGRVVEPSARTVARADSDLSVRVRTDRLDRLIDMVGELVIAQSMIAADPAVTAVGQHDLVKKVSHAGKIMRELQDLSMSMRMVPLKPTFQKLTRLVRDVALKAGKVVEFITDGEETELDRNMVDAIADPLVHMVRNAVDHGVEGPADRERSGKPRAGRVTLSAFQQGGSVIVELRDDGRGLNRDRILAKAIEKGLVSPSQSLTDSEINALIFAAGFSTAEQLTDISGRGVGMDVVRRNIESIRGRIDIQSVLGRGTTFQIRLPLTLAVTDGMLVRVGDERYIVPLTSIALSFRPEREMMSTIPPHGEVVMLRGEVMPVVRLHQLFGIPGAVRDPSAAILMIVGEGEHRVALLVDQLLGQQQVVAKALGDGVGEIPGISGGAILSDGRVGLIIDVARMSALVRSGDPRPRGVPVAA; the protein is encoded by the coding sequence ATGATCCCCGCGGCACTCAACGACGCGGCGTTCATCATCATGCAGCTGGAGCCGTCGGAGCTGGAGGACATCAAGGCGCTGCGCGACACGCTGCGGCACTTCGCGGTCTTCGATGCGGAGGCCTCACCGCAGGTGCGGGCCCACGCGCAGCAGGCGGCCACGCAGCTCAACCTGATCCTGCTCGGCGCCGGCGACGAGCCGGCGGCGCTGCTGGCGTCGGCGAGCCAGGCCATCGCGGCGGCCGTCAAGGCGGCCGAGGAGGCAGGGCGCGGTGCCGTCCGCGCGACGCTCACCGACCTGGTGGCCATCGTGCGGGACGAGTCCGACGTGGAGGCGCTGGCCGAGGCGATGGACGCCGGCGTGCCGCCGGCACCGACGCCCGTTCCTGCCCGGCCCACAGACCGCGCGGCGGTCGCGGTCGCCCCAGCGCCCGCGCCGGTGACGCCTGTGCCGCACGTGCCCGCGGCGCGGGACGGCGGCACGATCCCCGATGACGCCGATCTCTCGCTCCTGGCCGACTTCATCGCGGAGAGCCGCGAGTCGATGACCGGCGCCGAGGCGGCGCTGCTCGCGCTCGAGGCGAATCCCGCTGACAGCGAGGCCGTCAACACCGTCTTCCGTGCCTTCCACACGGTGAAGGGCACGGCGGCGTTCATGGGACTCGACCGTCTCGCCGAGTTCGCGCACCACGCGGAGTCGCTGCTGAGCCGCGTGCGGGACCGTGAGCTGGACTACACGCAGCCGGTGGCCGACCTGTCGCTGCGCTCGAACGACGTGCTCGGCGAGTTCCTGGACGCGGTGGAGAAGTCGGTGCAGACGCACGAGGTGATCACGCTGCCCTCGGACTACGCCGCGCTGATGCACGACCTGCTGCATGTCGACGCAATGCTCGCCGGGGTGGCGCCGGCCGCGCCGGCCCCCGCGTCACCCGCCGCGGCGGTGACGCGGGCCGCGGTCACCACGGCCCCGGTGGGGCGCGTGGTGGAGCCCTCCGCCCGCACCGTGGCGCGCGCCGACAGCGACCTCAGCGTGCGCGTGCGCACCGACCGGCTGGACCGGCTGATCGACATGGTCGGCGAGCTCGTGATCGCCCAGTCGATGATCGCCGCCGATCCCGCCGTGACGGCCGTCGGCCAGCACGACCTGGTGAAGAAGGTCTCGCACGCCGGCAAGATCATGCGCGAGCTGCAGGACCTGAGCATGTCGATGCGGATGGTGCCGCTGAAGCCCACCTTCCAGAAGCTCACGCGCCTGGTGCGCGACGTGGCGCTGAAGGCCGGCAAGGTGGTGGAGTTCATCACCGACGGCGAGGAGACGGAGCTCGATCGCAACATGGTGGACGCGATCGCCGATCCGCTGGTGCACATGGTGCGCAATGCCGTCGACCACGGGGTCGAGGGGCCGGCTGACCGCGAGCGGTCGGGCAAGCCCCGCGCCGGCCGCGTGACGCTCTCCGCCTTCCAGCAGGGCGGCAGCGTGATCGTGGAGCTGCGCGACGACGGGCGGGGGCTGAACCGCGACCGCATCCTCGCCAAGGCGATCGAGAAGGGGCTGGTGTCGCCCTCGCAGTCGCTCACCGACTCCGAGATCAACGCCCTGATCTTCGCGGCCGGCTTCAGCACCGCCGAGCAGCTCACCGACATCTCCGGGCGCGGGGTCGGGATGGACGTGGTGCGCCGCAACATCGAGTCGATCCGCGGCCGCATCGACATCCAGTCGGTGCTCGGCCGGGGCACCACCTTCCAGATCCGGCTGCCGCTGACGCTCGCCGTCACCGACGGCATGCTGGTGCGGGTGGGCGACGAGCGCTACATCGTGCCGCTGACGAGCATTGCGCTGAGCTTCCGCCCCGAGCGCGAGATGATGTCCACCATCCCGCCCCATGGCGAGGTGGTGATGCTCCGCGGCGAAGTGATGCCGGTGGTGCGCCTGCACCAGCTCTTCGGCATCCCCGGCGCGGTGCGGGACCCGAGCGCGGCGATCCTGATGATCGTGGGCGAGGGGGAGCACCGCGTGGCGCTGCTCGTGGACCAGCTCCTGGGCCAGCAGCAGGTGGTGGCCAAGGCACTCGGTGATGGCGTGGGCGAGATCCCCGGCATCTCCGGCGGCGCGATCCTGAGCGATGGCCGCGTGGGCCTGATCATCGACGTCGCGCGCATGTCCGCCCTGGTGCGCAGCGGCGACCCGCGCCCGCGTGGCGTGCCGGTGGCCGCCTGA